TTTAAGTTATCCAGTTCTCTTCAACAGGGGCGAGTGAACATGCTGTCCAGGGGGCCCAGAAACCATAGCAGCGCCCCTGCTCTTTACATGTAGTGCAGTGTTAATACTTTTTGTGAGAAAATATCCATTTAGACGACAGTACATTTTAATCAAGTTGCAGGAATGTGGGCGTGAGTGAAATCATAATTATgtggcttgttgtttgtcatattTATAGAATCTGAAATCATGAGTACTCCTGTGGATATTTCATTTGTCTATCTCTCggtttattttcacaaaatattaagcgaGTGGatttaatgttgtggctgattGGTGTAGCAGATTGATTACTTAACAGATTACCTAATTTGTACCTTTTGTTCTATCTGCCAAGGTGTTATTTTTGcctaaaggggtcataggatgcccattttccacaagttgatatgattctttagggtctgaatgaaaagtctgtaaaataatttggttaaaatttctcaatggtagtgtaaaaaacaccttttctaCCCTgttaaaaacagctcttttcagagcaagccgttttgtagcattttccttgaaatgttaatgagctctgctgacccgcccctctcttctgagccgctctctgagagactgtttacttcaGCTGCATTCATcctgaaacttgctaattagcaaattattaggaaaggcgatttgcaaagagtCGTTAAAAACACCTTACAATCACTtgttctgtaggtgaagctggatcatgaatgattcacGCGAAGATTTGGGTAGATCGGGcgcattttcttcaaaaacaaacctaatccactgcatcttcagcggctcagatgtcaggagtaaatgacgactgctatgttcattattacatccaacaacaaaacacctcaatcacttaagCCGGGCTCACACTATAGGATTTTTGGCTGGATTTTGCTGTCGCGGACAGATTTCCACATTTTGCGACAAAACCCCCGGATCGTGACCAAACCTTGTTGTGGTCGCCGAAGCTCGTTAAGTATGTGCAGGTCAGCAACTTGATCCGAATCTGTCTCAAGCTATCACAGACGCAAAGATATTTTCAAACCTGTTTTATATAATCGCCACGTGATCTCGTAACGTGAGCAACACAGTGACAAGTGGAACTAatccagccaatcacagtgcagaTGGCATAAACactcattatcattatcattcagCTTCATAAGCAGAAACGAAAAGccaaaaattaatcaaatcaactaactagaaattaattttaaaaatgcataattttgtctaaataataaCAAGTTTCATTGTACTGTTTAATTACCCCCAACTCTTTTTGCAGTAGGCTACTGACAGTCCACATCTTCCAAACCATTGTTTCAtaacaaatactaataaataaatactttctgACAGCCTCAGGGTGGGTcttagtgaaataataataataatggtgctTAATGTTCTCCAGCCAGAATGACATTGATCTTCGCATATCTACATATATTGTATGCATTTGTTTATGAATTGGCAAGGAGTCATGTCAGTAGCTAATGACAACAaagcaatatttattatatattaatattaagcaaTATGGAGGTGATTTCAAGACTTTATGCTTGAGTGTGTCCTATGGAATGTTCGTAGCACTATGTACTGCATCTcaaattttaacatttagctgctacaaattaaagttgttttgaGATCTACAATTTACTCCTAAACTCTGTAAATATCGAAGTATAGTACCTAAGTTTAAATGTTGTACCtttattaaagtgatttttattttttaatcttttaaatcagttgtacaaaaatacaaagtACCTCAGCAGGTCATGTAGGATTTTACCATTACAAATAGAAATGTTGCTAACAACTGGGTTTTAGAGGCACAGCGGTAAATTGACTTTATTTATGGGTCATAGACAAGCTGCAATACAAATGTATGCAAAATTACTGggaaatattaacaaatatttccaaaatgaTGATCACTGAAGGGCTTTGAAGAGGAAAAACACTTTTGTCAGTAAAGCACTGTACTTGTCACTTTCCGCTGCTTCTCATGGAGGAAATGTGTTGCAAGGTTGAATTCAGTCTGTTTATTTCACAGATTTAAAATTAGAGCTCTAATACATGATGTAGCAGGATACATTAACAACAGTATTGTTGCGAACAGCTGTGTGTTATTCTGTGACAGATGGTTTTCTCTGAGAAAGGATGATGTCTTTAATGTCTCTGGTGAGACTGTGAAGCTCTTTCTGAAGGCCCTCCACATCATCAGAAACAGCAGGGCCGTCTTGGGCTCCCTCTCCCAGACTGCTCTTCTTCTCCAGGCCATGACCCTGCACTACCAGCTGCTTGACCACCAGACTCTGGTACTGAGACAACAGCTTGTGCTGCTCCTGAAACACACGCAGACAAATGCATAGCTCATGTGTTTTTGTAGATTTGTCATGGTGCCACATGATACAGAATTGTAAtggttttgtttaattataaattgcattttcaattaaaaaacagaGTGCTATACAACCTATGCACAAGcatatatgaccctggagcacaaaaccagtcataagcagcacgggtatatttgtagaaacagccaacaatacattgtataggtcaaaatgattcaaaatcatttatttaatgccaaaaatcattagtatataaatttcctaccataaatataccaaaacgtaatttttgataagtaatatgcattgctaagcacTTCATTTGGATAATTTTAAAaggcaatttttttatatatatatatattttttttttttgcatcctcaggttccagattttcaaatagtatctcagtcaaatattgtcctattctaacaaaccatacatcaaaggaagcttattcagatgatgtataaatctcaatttaaaaaaactgagccatttttactggttttgtggtccagggtcacatatggcattttagtatttatatttataattgtttgtcCCCTGTTTTTCCCATAAAGTGTGTGCAATGCCTCTGACTAAGCAAAAATCTTTTGTATAATAGTTATTTgtatatttcagttattattttttattttttttgcacagctGGATTTTAATGTAGGTTTAGGGCACAACTGGTTACCTCAGGGATCTTGCTTTGCAAGAAGCCGATGATATGCGGCACACAGCGTCCAGGTGCATGCAGCATGCAGTGTGTGAAGTTCTGGAAGAGCAAGACACTGGTCAGATGCAGCACAAGCGCAGGGTCTTCTGTATCCCTCAACTGCTCCGACAGAGCCTGGCGGTGCACAAAAAGAGCctgcctgcaaacacacacacacacacacacacacacacacaccaaccataAGTAAATTTTGTTAGGCTATGTCTGCATTTGCTTCTAAATAGCTATAGTTATAAATGAACTATATGATCACATGATGTGCCTCTTTGAATTCTAcatcattgattctgttactttcctgtttaatagTGTAAAGCTGCtataaaagcactataaaaagaGTGACTTAACATGGATGCTTTGTACATTGTCTCTGTCTGCGGCCAAAAAAGCTAAGGTTTGTATAAAGTATGTTATCAAACATATAGACATGGTACAATTACACTGTCTACATGACACAACACACGAcaacagaacccattataatcagtggtGCTGTTGCTGTTTTGGAGAACTGAATGTTCTGCACTGCAAATAATtgtgctgattaaaaaaaaattatatgggtCGACCTTGAGCTAACATGTTAACTTTAGACTTCTTTAAAGCAATGCAATGCCTatgactgaataataataaaaaaaaaaaaagacatttgattCCTAAAGAAGAAGAGACACTTCAGTGATCAATCCCAGTGCAGTGCTGGGGAATGAAGTGGTTATACCTTTCTCTTTTCTTGTCACCTTTCTTCAGAAGCAGCCCACACTCTTCTGCACTCGTCTCCAAACATGACAAAAAGTCTTCAATGGCCTgcaagtgataaaaaaaaaagctctgctACTTTGCTTTTCCAAACAGTAAAATGTAATGGAATATGtagtatttttcacattttctccaTTAATTTTTGGAAAAATCTGCGGAATTCTCtagaatggatttaaacatgatGACActcgatttttttatttataactgaaTGCATTATCAAATGACTTTAAACATTGATATAAACATGCAGTGAGCAGGAGATGTGTAGAACTGTGTAAAAGTCAGGCGTTTGAACTGAAATTTGAGCAGCTCATGTTGCGTCATCAAACACACCTTTCCATTGAGACTGTTGTGTAGCTTCATCAGAGGAGCTTTAACTTCATCCGAGAGCTTCGCCAGAATCTTCAGCCTGATCTGCAACACAGTAACAAACAGACACAGCACTTGTGTAAAAGAGAGAGGCATAGATAAAAATCTGTGGTTTTTCcacatttaaatttgattataataattttttttttcagccaattATAACTGTAAGCTGCTTCTCCTGGAGACTCAGAGAGAGTTGATGTCTATGGCCTCGTCTCTCAGGAGGTCACAGTGTTGATGAGCTTCTTCTCACGCTGCAGTCCTGCTCAGATCTGATCCAAACTTCTTCCTCCACTAACACAAAGCTATACGCATCGCAAATGCTGATTTTTACCCATTTTTATTGTGTGTCTGGGGTTCAGTTCAACCAAATTTACTAATAACAACGTGGAAGCAGAATGGTCCATTCATAGCTTCTTCATTGGTTAATTCGCAAATTGCATCTTAATTCAGTCTGTTacaattttgtatgtttatacACTGCTTCTGATATAATTTCTAGATCAGTCCGTCAAATTCTCACAACCCAATAACCCAACAACCCAAACAACACATTGATTTACCAGCAGGCAGGAGCAGCACAGGGGTGGGAGCAGAAGTTAACTGTGCTGTGAAAGCTGTTTTTGGAATAGCAGAAGGTTGTACCTCACTGGTGATGGCAGTCGAGCTGTCCGAGGTCATATGCTCAACTGCCACAAAGCTCAGCAGCACATTGGTCGCATCCGTACATACGGTCTTCAAAACATGCTTGGCAATGGTAGCCTGCGTCTCATCTGgtgtgtacagaaaaaaaaagcacaaaagtttgCGGAGGACAGACACTTCTGTAAATTGTGTACGCTTGATGACTGAACCACTATAAAAAGTATGCAATGTTTTCTCTATAGAACAACTGAGATGGACACAAACAAACCTGAGAAGAGTTTGGTTCCTTTCTCAAAGAGGCGGATGTTGTTGTACAAGTTGTTGATCTCTTCCTGAAGATCCTTCATGTTTTTCTTCCGACTCCCTCCTGCTCCGGCTGAACTTGTGGACATGAAAGCTGCACTGACCACTTCCTGGTACATTTTGCTCAATggcctggcaaaaaaaaaaaaaaaaaaaaggtttaaaacaacaaactCAAGGTCTGTTCACACCAAAACGAATGTTCTGTATGAAAATAAATTGGTGAGATAaagatttgaatttgaatgaacagctgttaaaggtgctgtatgtgttgacaccaagtggttgaactaggtattgcagtccaaattcacaattttggagagggttttttttcacccagcctctcctcctcagacttgaggcacacgcaggttgccagattgatgacaccaacaggaacaagTGCacatgatgatgaatgaaatgaaatacactgtgttttctgccaactggcaacccgggtgaACTGGTAGttggcgggtttcacaaaccaaaacagagacctacattccggcccggaacgcacattttcaaaggagaataactgactgtagcattgtttttcagataaacaagtaagTTAACTTAGCATGGTTCTTAaatatcatacatacatacagcacctttaatgatTAATCTGCTCAGACCAACACTAACAAGATACCATTAATggagcattttgttttttttttttttaaatggagagaCGGTCTTTCAATTCCAATCCAATCAatgtgtacactttttttttaaactttatcatAAACACTTGATGCTtgtaaaaatgccttttttttggTCTCCATATGCTTGAATATCACGGTTTGAACCTTTGTATCTGCTCCGCTAGTTCCTGCAGCATCTCCTCAGAGCTGTCACACACTTTCTCCCCCAGCACCTCCATGATCTCCTCCACCGAGAGGAAGGCCAAGTCTCCTTGCTTATTTCGGCCTGTAAGGTCACAAATTAAAACAGGAACTATATAGCTGTTTCCTACTACCATTATACATTTCACCAGAAAGGCTTTACAGAGGTAAAACTTGTTAACAGTAGTTAAGAAATAGCTagcatgaattaaaaataaacaattcttcAACACAAAGCAAGGTTAGTAAAGCTTGCAAATTTCTATAtacacaaaaactattttaataagtTAACTAATGCAAATATAAACAGACATCAGTATGATAAATCAGCATGTTTAtatgctgttttaaaaataagcagGAACTAATAAATGCGAGGTTTATACCCTGAGAGGTGTGTGTCGTCTCCTCATCACTGTCTTCCTCCCTCCTGCCCTTCTTTTTTGCTTTGCGAATTCGGATCTCTCGGGCATTTCCGCCTCCACTTCCTTTCACGCTTCCGCTGCCCTCTGAGGAACATACAAAGCCAACAGCAGGCAATCAACAACAATATCTACTACAAGAATTAAAAACTACTGCAAGTTATGAAAATTACAGAAAGTGATGTGTAATACCTGAGCTCAAACCTTTTCCTCCCTGTGTTGTTGCCCTGGCTAGCTACTAGCTTTTAGTTTGCATCACAGCCATTAACTGTGAATGGCGTCTCTCTATTGCTAAGCTGTGTTAGATGGTATTGCAGAGagaaaaacatttgcatatgaccCTGAGTGTAATGTTTTCTTCCCGGAGGAGagttaattttgtgtttatttgctcTGCATGTGGTCAATTTAATACACGAGCATACAGACGGTTACAACGCTAAGAGCAGGCGTGGACGAAAAGCCACACTAAACCTCCAATTCTGATTTCACAGAggccttaaaaatgaattaatcgCATTCTCTGAAATAAACTTTACCTGTAGCCTTCTTCCGGCGTTCGTCTCGTTTGTCTTTCTTTGAAGAGGCTGAAGACTCCAACAAAACAGACGCTTGTTTGACATCATCCTCCGTTATCAGGAACACTGGGTTATTCTTCACTTCCTGTTGTTGAAGCAGAGAAGTTAAACACATCCAGTGACAATCACCTTCAAATGTTTTAGTCTAGAATTATGCTAGTTCTTGCTGGAAACAACGCTTTCAAGCCAGTGTGTTCACCAAAAATGTGCTGATGTCAGTTATCTGTTCATCCATTagtatttttgatttgatttacatatttcatttctagtttttattttagtttaatgttgAGTAATTCTGTtcagtgcttttgtcattttattattactaaacgGTTTGATTTAATTCTTAAAAACTTTtagatgtagtttttatttatttttatatcgtATTTTAATGCTTCAACTTTTTcaagttagttgccaaggcaacaattctaagttttttcaaataacatgttttagaaaatttaaatttttgggtatcCCACTTACTTACTTTAAAACCAGGAATTTAAATTACTCActtatattgtgtaatattaatgttaatttaagcTCTTACCACATAGACATTTATGGATGATTCTCCAAAACCAGCAAACTTGAACTTTTGTGGCTAGTGCACTtgatttttcatgaataaatgtttttggacttgaacattaaaatgtgaaaacaagcaattctgtcattttaatatgatgtGTGCAGGTACTCCAGGTGTGTAGTGTACAGAAGAAGCTTGCATACCTTCTGTGCTTTCTGCTGCATGATATCATCAAACAAAGCAATGCAACCTGTGATGAACTTTTCGCTGACCACACAAGTGGAGAGAAGCCTTGCACTGGACTGCACATTCATGCCCCTCAGCACTTCATTCAACAGAATTCCTACATCCTCCTCAGACAGACTGCTTGGGATCATTGGCTAAACAAGAAATTAACACAACATTTATGGAggtattttccattttaaaaaattataaaaatacgaATAAATGTTGCCTGACTGTACCTGTAGGTCGACCCAAGTGGCTGAGTTGATAGTCTCCTCCACTGAGGCCTCCAACTGATCTATGATGGCTCTGCCAACACATGCAGATTTGAGAAAAAGCAGTTTGCTAGACTTAAACCGCCTCTTTATGTAGTTGACAGGATCAGGTATCCCCAAACGGGTCAGCGCCTCAATCTCTGCAGGAAAAAAGACACAACCGGACTGAGAAGAGCTTTACAGGACTGTACTTGGATTAATATGAATTCAAGCCCAGAACTAGCGTAGTGTCATCAGTTTTTCTGGGTCCCTAATTTCCAGAGAAGGAAGactgaacattttaaatgcataagcTAAATATACTATCATTTCAAATAGACACACCTAAATATCCATTCTGTTTGAGAAAGGACTCAACCCAAGAGCTCTGGGCTTTGGAGTAGATGTCAGGAATGTAGATGGCTTTATCCTGCCTGCCTCCAACCACGGAGCCCTTCAAACGGCCGCTTTTAACCAGCTCTTCAAGCACCGCTGATAAACAAGAAAGAGCAAACAAGCAGTCTACATGCAGAATGCTCAAATAAGAAACGGCTGTGTAAAACGGCAAACTGCAATACTCACAGTACATCAGATTCTCCTGAAAACCATAGAGATTCAGCAAGTTGTTGATCTGTGTAGGCCTAGGGATGGAAATCACAACTGTTAAAAAACTACAGAGAATTAATCTTTAAAGACAAAAGAGACTATAAGGAAAAGATAAGACATAAACATATGTATTCCATTGACAAATACGAGAAATCAGCAATCTAATGTGCATTGGTTTAACACAATTACACGGTTAGTTAACCTAAAATTTAccctcattttaaaatgtatttcatgtgtACTATGACTGAGTGCTGGTCAGTGGTGTATGAgaataaaagcttaaattaaatctgttaatcAAACTGATTACTTTTCATGATCACTTAACAaacattttgaattgaatttatattaaatgaacagaaataaatcactcatcattaaaaaaaaatacattttttaaatatgtctaaaaatatttctaaaagattTATGGGTCTGGAatgagtcattttcatttttggttaaactaccACTTTAATCAACGGGCTGATAACAGcacattatttttataactttGTAAATTACAGTACACCTCTTGTTATATATTTTCCATCATCTATCCCGTGAGACAGGGGGTGGAGTTACTTACCTTGTGATGGCACTGAACAGACCGCATATGCAAGCTTTGTGTCTGGAGAGGAAGGCTTGTGTGAAGATCACTCCTCTGTTGTACTGATCAATCTGACCCTGGATCACTCTGCCCAGCCTCGAGTTCAGCTCCTAGCAGAGTGTTAAACTTTCCATTAAACTGTCCAAAAATGCAGTCAAAAGACCATTTCATTACAAATGGAATAGAAATATGTGTGTTGCTCATATAAtgttccagtatttttttttaaatccttttttaaccatacactaccatttagaagtttggggtcagtatcttttttttatttttatttttttataaatgaatacttttattcaacaaggatgtgataaattaataaaaaaaaaagtaatagtaaagacttatattgttaaaaagaaaattctattttgattaaacactgttcaaaagtttttatttatcaataaatcccgaaaaaagcatcacagaaccccccccccccaaattttttttaattttttaatatttgtgttagTTTGCATGCACGTGAGCCTATaatcaaacaaaatgtttatatttatgtttgtatatgataCAGTTTTATAAATTTCCCCAAACTTCCAAATAATTCCCATAAATTCCTTGTAAGTTTCAAACTTGGAATATTTCAAAAATTCCGGAAATTTACATTCCCTTTGCAACTCTActcaggaccaacaagggactcatgaacaactatcacaaaatcaggtcagatttttattaattctgttattattttgtcttgcgGGGTTTATGtgaacatctgttatgtgaaatagcttattcaggacagtactaaataaaaaatacaattcaattttcatgatccctcttattttgtttcaattattaacattctgcacattctgcaaggggtgtGTAAACTTATGAGAACAACTGTGTATGCAGAGATATGCAAACAGACACACCACAGTTTGACAATTACTGTAACTGCAATGCAAGCAGGTTTCCACAAACCGCTGAAAGACtgtttcttataaacacgcaTTCTCACAAGAAGAATCACAAAACCTCACGCAGACTGGACTAACCTCCGTTagaaaatctcctggtagatcaTACGTTTTGCAAAGCTCTGCGATGTTCACCTG
The sequence above is drawn from the Cyprinus carpio isolate SPL01 chromosome B20, ASM1834038v1, whole genome shotgun sequence genome and encodes:
- the ufl1 gene encoding E3 UFM1-protein ligase 1, coding for MAADWEEIRRLAADFQRAQFADTIQRLSERNCIEIVAKLVEDKKLDVVHTLDGKEYVTPAQINREVRDELDMHRGRINVVDLQKIINVDLVHVESRANEIAKSDKGTQLILGQLIDESYLDRLAEEVNDKLQEAGQVNIAELCKTYDLPGDFLTEELNSRLGRVIQGQIDQYNRGVIFTQAFLSRHKACICGLFSAITRPTQINNLLNLYGFQENLMYSVLEELVKSGRLKGSVVGGRQDKAIYIPDIYSKAQSSWVESFLKQNGYLEIEALTRLGIPDPVNYIKRRFKSSKLLFLKSACVGRAIIDQLEASVEETINSATWVDLQPMIPSSLSEEDVGILLNEVLRGMNVQSSARLLSTCVVSEKFITGCIALFDDIMQQKAQKEVKNNPVFLITEDDVKQASVLLESSASSKKDKRDERRKKATEGSGSVKGSGGGNAREIRIRKAKKKGRREEDSDEETTHTSQGRNKQGDLAFLSVEEIMEVLGEKVCDSSEEMLQELAEQIQRPLSKMYQEVVSAAFMSTSSAGAGGSRKKNMKDLQEEINNLYNNIRLFEKGTKLFSDETQATIAKHVLKTVCTDATNVLLSFVAVEHMTSDSSTAITSEIRLKILAKLSDEVKAPLMKLHNSLNGKAIEDFLSCLETSAEECGLLLKKGDKKRERQALFVHRQALSEQLRDTEDPALVLHLTSVLLFQNFTHCMLHAPGRCVPHIIGFLQSKIPEEQHKLLSQYQSLVVKQLVVQGHGLEKKSSLGEGAQDGPAVSDDVEGLQKELHSLTRDIKDIILSQRKPSVTE